The following coding sequences are from one Ornithodoros turicata isolate Travis chromosome 1, ASM3712646v1, whole genome shotgun sequence window:
- the LOC135396750 gene encoding NHL repeat-containing protein 2-like, translating to MAPRKPPNFGILMQLRCFSADAEWVNTSHLTPSSADFRGRIVVVDFFTFCCVNCIHILPRLKALEEEHRDNGGFLVVGVHSAKFEHEKKRESLESAVQKLGITHPVINDASYTLWNRLQVRCWPTLLVVGPRGQLLLRLEGEAGVTLLAPFCRAALKYFEDSLKSVPLLKQVGSTSISRPLTALRFPAKVSAHGSKLAIADTGNHRILLVSFSEKNASPPVAEVLNVAGGGSPGFRDGSLEESRFCSPHGVAWRNRDCLFVADTGNHALREIDWTTRTVRTVAGTGEMGQDKAGGQLGSLQPLNSPWDLVVDGGVLYVAMAGSHQIWALPLKNTTIFGKRPLNEGTCVCIAGTGEEGNRNNSYPHRATFAQPSGITAKSGDVLYVADSESSSVRSISLKDGSVRNIVGGDVDPTNLFCFGNEDGVGQKARLQHPLGVAFSAETGKLFVADSYNHKVRVVDVKTRACDTLVGLVSTNTTVCTDKSGEEAPQRTGLFAEPGGLCVTSSCLFVADTNNHCIKLVHLDTLLVEELRLTSAVGSPAGASEGDSVDDLLDGMNLATSLPSKCDCDALKPRIQEDPFETSSLEGPHTLGENSTTVVDRVRLLPSGSLVISVDLPDSVSGDAPNCWSLKCDGNLFEPPETTRGRIGGSTVRCRLLVRGSAVFSQHSQVQLLLRVFLCEQGSCRPVNHSVHIPVTVDPSGSTEIMVKVPPLFPA from the exons ATGGCACCGAGGAAACCGCCCAACTTTGGAATTTTGATGCAG CTCCGGTGTTTCTCTGCAGACGCGGAGTGGGTTAATACCTCTCACCTGACGCCCTCCAGCGCCGATTTCAGAGGGCGCATTGTGGTCGTGGACTTTTTCACATTCTGTTGCGTGAACTGCATTCACATTCTGCCTCGTCTCAAAGCCCTGGAAGAAGAGCACCGCGACAACGGTGGCTTTCTCGTTGTTGGCGTCCACTCCGCCAAGTTCGAGCACGAGAAAAAGCGGGAGAGCTTAGAATCTGCCGTGCAGAAGCTGGGTATTACACATCCCGTAATCAACGATGCTTCCTACACGCTATGGAATCGCCTTCAAGTTCGCTGTTGGCCGACCCTATTAGTTGTGGGGCCCAGGGGACAGCTCCTACTACGACTCGAAGGAGAGGCAGGGGTCACGTTACTGGCTCCCTTCTGTCGAGCAGCCCTCAAGTATTTCGAGGATTCGCTCAAATCCGTGCCACTTCTTAAGCAAGTTGGTTCCACCTCAATAAGCAGGCCTCTCACTGCGTTGCGCTTCCCTGCGAAGGTCTCTGCGCACGGTTCCAAGTTGGCCATCGCAGACACGGGGAATCATCGCATCCTGCTCGTTTCGTTTTCTG AAAAAAACGCATCTCCGCCTGTGGCAGAGGTGTTGAATGTCGCTGGTGGAGGCAGTCCAGGCTTTCGAGACGGATCGCTCGAAGAGTCTCGATTCTGCAGTCCGCACGGAGTGGCCTGGAGGAATCGGGACTGTCTGTTTGTGGCCGATACGGGCAACCATGCTTTGCGCGAGATCGACTGGACCACACGCACCGTACGGACAGTGGCCGGTACGGGAGAAATGGGCCAGGACAAGGCTGGAGGACAGCTTGGCTCATTGCAACCTCTCAACTCTCCGTGGGATCTCGTTGTAGATGGTGGTGTGCTCTATGTGGCAATGGCTGGTTCCCACCAGATCTGGGCACTGCCACTCAAGAATACAACCATTTTTGGCAAAAG ACCTCTCAACGAGGGCACGTGCGTGTGCATAGCTGGGACAGGCGAAGAGGGCAACCGCAACAACAGTTACCCGCATCGAGCCACCTTTGCGCAGCCTTCCGGAATCACGGCGAAGAGCGGTGACGTCCTGTACGTAGCCGACAGTGAGAGTTCTTCAGTACGAAGCATCTCTCTCAAGGACGGTTCTGTGCGCAACATTGTTGGCGGAGACGTAGACCCAACC AACCTGTTTTGCTTTGGGAACGAGGACGGTGTCGGGCAGAAAGCGCGGCTTCAGCATCCCCTGGGCGTGGCCTTCTCTGCAGAGACGGGGAAGCTGTTTGTTGCGGACAGCTACAATCACAAG GTACGAGTAGTGGACGTCAAGACGCGCGCTTGCGACACTCTGGTGGGGCTAGTGAGTACCAACACTACAGTTTGCACGGATAAATCTGGTGAAGAAGCGCCACAAAGGACGGGCCTCTTTGCAGAACCAGGAGGTCTCTGTGTCACCAGCAGCTGCCTGTTTGTGGCAGATACCAATAATCACTGTATCAAA CTCGTGCACCTAGACACGCTCTTGGTGGAAGAACTGCGGCTTACGTCGGCAGTTGGAAGTCCTGCCGGAGCAAGCGAGGGTGATTCAGTGGACGACCTTCTGGACGGCATGAACCtagccacttctctcccttcgaAGTGCGACTGCGATGCACTCAAGCCCCGAATCCAAGAGGATCCGTTTGAAACCTCGTCACTCGAAGGACCTCACACTTTGGGCGAGAACAGTACGACGGTCGTGGACCGTGTCCGGCTGCTCCCGAGTGGCTCCTTGGTCATTTCTGTAGACCTCCCAGACAGCGTGTCTGGCGATgcccctaattgttggtctctGAAATGTGACGGTAACTTGTTCGAACCTCCAGAAACAACACGAGGTCGTATAGGTGGCAGCACCGTAAGGTGTCGACTGCTTGTGAGAGGCTCTGCCGTGTTTTCGCAGCATTCGCAAGTTCAGTTATTGTTGCGAGTCTTTTTATGTGAGCAGGGGTCTTGTAGGCCCGTCAATCATAGCGTACATATTCCTGTTACCGTAGATCCTTCGGGAAGTACCGAAATAATGGTAAAAGTGCCTCCGTTATTTCCCGCGTAG